ACGATAAACAATGCTCCAATGGACCGACTTATTGTGTTCCTCCTCATTCATACGCCAATcacaatatttttacttaaattATTCTTTAAGTTGTTCAGATGAACTTAGGGATTACGATTGAAACGTTGTAGGGCTGCTTGCGCCAAAACAGAATTCTCACGAGAATAGTATGCTTCTGTATACTTTGCTTCAGCGATTTCGAGCTCCTGCAAGCGTTTCTCTCTTTCAATATGTAATGAATGAAATACTTTATTCGTACCGTAGTACGAATTGAGACTAAAACTATTACTCTCTACCCGCTTTTCAACTTTGGGTCGTTTCACCCCAATTTCTCCTTCAGGAGTGTCTTCTTCGACGAAATTctcctttcttttaattttggaaaGTTTTTACACTTGATTCGTGCTTAGAAtgggtttttttttgtaattgtACCACCCAAACGTTGGTACTTTGGGTTTGGCAGAAGGTAAACCTTTGTCAGCACTCGtcatttgtaaacaaaaagcgCGACGCGACTACCATCCTAATACGGCTTATATCGTTAAATTACGCTATTTCAAAGCAGTCACGATTTTCGATATATAAAAGAGATAGTACCTACAATAACAGTTCTTTAACAATGTCATTTGCAACCCACCGAGTCACGGACTTGGTCTTTACCATACCGAGGATGCAGCTGTCAAACTGCCCGTGCTATGGGGTGCAAAGAATATGCGCCTGAACTCTTACGACCTGTAGCAGTACTTTATTATGTCGTACAGGATGAGAGGACGGCCTACATAGCTTTCCTTTTCAGTTATCCTgaatcaattgaaaatcaaCTTTTAGTTATAGTTAAAATGAGTAggttgaatttttttatagaaaAGAGtagttaataaaagaaaatgacGATAATGGATCCAGATggtacaattttttattattcttttgtttacggATGACAGTAAAAGGAATGTAATTTTGGTTGTTTTAGCTTCCTTATTGTTTTCGAATACAGAGGTATTCTAATATGCGAATTATGTTGTACCTATATTACTGAAATAGCTCATTCATGAGGGACGTGGTTTAGTACATCCCACTTATAGCCTTGGGAATGCTATAATTGTAAATGTTATTTTACAGTATCGTTTAACTAGTAATAAGTATCTGTTTTGGTAGCTTTATTATGCAAAGCTAACAGAATGAATTAAACACCGCACATAAAAGTGATATGCAAAAACGTAATACAATGCAATACAGTGTAGTATGGCTGGGATAAAATAACAGCTGTACGATGCTCCTCCTAATAAAAGTAAGCAATAACAAGAATACAAATTGCCCCCACTCGGAATCGAACCAAGGATCTTCGCATTACAAGTGCGATGCTGTACCACTAAGCCATAGGGGCAACGTTGATTGCTGCAGATTTGAAGTAACATATTAATAAGTAGATATTTTTGTAAGATTCCATTAAAAGAGAGTGATATTCATTGTTTATATAAAATACTATTGTCTGAAAGATAAAGaagtttttataaattttttctttttagaaatataaattatagTAGAAAATGtgaaactttttcttgCGCGGGATCTTGCACTTCGCAAATCTAAAAATCAGTATTCGACTCTTTAAGTCTCTTCAATGCTTAATTTACCATAATTTCTCATccattgttttttcttagATAATGAGATTCATCCAGCGTTCTagttaatataaaaatctTTCTTCACTTGAGGATTTGAAGGCTAATTACGGTACCTGCTTAGTAGAATACATATCgttaaattaaagaaactTTTCTTATAGCGTATTTGATACTTTTCGTGTGTTGCAATTAACTTGTtaattgcaatttttttgattaaaaaaaataatgtatCCTTCGCATTCGAAAGgatatttcaaatttttgtgCAATGCATCTCTGTTTGCCAAATACTTGAAAAGCAACGAGTTCTTCTTCTACTGAGAACTCCGCAAGGTAGGTAAATCTCGTGTAGCTGCTAAACAAATCCTACagataagaaaaaattgccattatactttttttctgtaatatttttaaaggcACAATTAtccaattttgtttaacaGAACTAGTGTATTGCTAGATGAGGAAGTCTGTAGAAATGTGAAGTCGTATCCCATAGTATCAGGAATTAGTAAATTTAAGAGATTTTCAATCCACTGATTGTTTTAACTTCTCTAGTTTGTAATGTACCTTTTGTTTCAACCTTGGATGTTGGGACGTTTCTAGTTGAGGAGTGAAGCTACGAACcgttttaaataattaagtGGTATTGccaaataataattagtttataaatatactGGAGTATACTGGTTTTCTATTCAAAAGATTCCCGATAAACTTTGCCTTACAGATATGTAATACCGTGTCCCCAGTAATTGCAAACAACTAGCAATTGAAccaataatgaaaattgaTGTAGTCATTTGGTTCATCGATACTGGCCAAAATACTTAAAAATAGTTTGTTTACTCTTTGAATTTTCGTATTTTCATATAAGAAGGACATGCAAAAATTGTTCTCGATGTGCCATCTTTTCATGTTTACCATCCATCGTCCATTGCATGGCTATTCGATAAGTTTCCATAAacgattttttgaatatgtAGTACTCAGCGAAGTATGAACGCAATGTTTGCTGTCTTTTTCTACAAAACCATTTCTTCCAGGTCTAACATTCAACGATACGAGATAATTTATGAATCAACGTCTTTTTATAAGCACAAGACAAAGAgtaatgaagaagaaagcaACCTTGCAATGTGGAACACATTAACGAAATTCATTCCAAGGGTTCGTACTCTTCCCAACCTGTCCTCTACACTTACCCATGGCCAAAGTTCAACTGAGCCCGAAGGAGATTACCCTTTTTAGAACAGCATTAGTATGTTAATCTTCTACaattaacaaattgaaaatttctcTAACCCTGTAGAAATGCTATGAAACAAAACAGTACAAAAAAGGATTAAAGGCTATCGAACCCCTGTTAGAAAGGCATCCAGAGCATGGAGAATCCTTAGCAATTAAGGGAATTTTATTACACTCTTTAGGTAATACCAAAGAAGGATACGACAACGTACGACTTGGTCTTCGCAACGATGTTGGATCCGGTGTTTGTTGGCACATTTTCGGACTAATTAGCAGAGCCGATAAAGATTATGTACAGGCCGCTAAATGTTACATTAATGCTCATAAGCTTGAGAAAAACAACTCGAGTCTTTTGCGTGACTTGGCGTTACTCCAATCTCAACTTCGTCAATACAAGGCTCTAGCAGACACTAGGAATGCTTTGCTGCAGGACAATCCAGGAGTACGTGCCAATTGGAGCGCTTTAGCAGTAGCTCAATTTCTTCGAGGGGAATACGCTAGTGCATATAAAATAGTGGATGCATTTGAATCCACTATAAATCAAGGTGTGCCCGTTGATACCCAAGAAGAATCCGAAGCCATGTTATTCATGAACCTtgttatattaaaaaaagatggtGTTGAGGATGCCTATAAGCATTTACTGTCAATAGAAAAGAAGGTATTGGATCGGGTTGCGTTTTTGGAGACTCGGGCAGAGTACGAGCTTTATCTTTCCAAAATGGAAGAAGCCAAATCAACCATATATCTTCTGCTTGATCGAAATCCAGACAATCACcaatattattataatcTTCAAAGAGCGTATGGGTATGAGGATGCCAGTGGTAAAGTATTGGATAGTGCTGAGTGGTTGAATTTATATTCTCAACTTGCTAAAAGGTATCCCAAATCTGAGTGCCCTACGAGACTACCTTTAGAAAAGCTTGAAGGGGATGAGTTTTTAACTCATGTAGATCTTTACTTGCGCAAAAAGCTTAAGCGTGGAATCCCATCTGTGTTCGTCGATGTCAAATCTTTGTACAAAGATaccaaaaaatgcaaagtTGTTGAGGATTTGGTTAGTAAATACGCTTCCTCTCTTTCTACGACCAACAAATTTTCTGAAGATGACGATAATTCACAGATTGAAATTCCCACCACGCTTTTATGGACATATTACTTTTTAGCTCAGCATTTTGATCATGTTGGTGAGTTGGAAAAAGCTGAGAAATATGTTGATTTGGCAATTGATCATACCCCAACGCTTGTGGAGCTGTTCATGACGAAAGCTAGGATTTCCAAACATAAGGGAGAGCTTCAAACTGCCATGGAGATTATGGATCATGCTCGTAAACTTGATCTGCAAGATAGATTTATTAACGGCAAGTGTGCTAAATATATGCTCCgtaatgatgaaaatgaacTTGCCGCCAAAACGGTATCGTTGTTTACACGCAATGAGGCTGTTGGTGGTGCTGTTGGCGATCTTGCAGATATGCAATGCCTGTGGTACATGCTTGAAGATGGGAAATCATTTGctagacaaaaaaaatttgctttggCT
Above is a genomic segment from Schizosaccharomyces pombe strain 972h- genome assembly, chromosome: III containing:
- the naa15 gene encoding NatA N-acetyltransferase complex regulatory subunit Naa15, yielding MAKVQLSPKEITLFRTALKCYETKQYKKGLKAIEPLLERHPEHGESLAIKGILLHSLGNTKEGYDNVRLGLRNDVGSGVCWHIFGLISRADKDYVQAAKCYINAHKLEKNNSSLLRDLALLQSQLRQYKALADTRNALLQDNPGVRANWSALAVAQFLRGEYASAYKIVDAFESTINQGVPVDTQEESEAMLFMNLVILKKDGVEDAYKHLLSIEKKVLDRVAFLETRAEYELYLSKMEEAKSTIYLLLDRNPDNHQYYYNLQRAYGYEDASGKVLDSAEWLNLYSQLAKRYPKSECPTRLPLEKLEGDEFLTHVDLYLRKKLKRGIPSVFVDVKSLYKDTKKCKVVEDLVSKYASSLSTTNKFSEDDDNSQIEIPTTLLWTYYFLAQHFDHVGELEKAEKYVDLAIDHTPTLVELFMTKARISKHKGELQTAMEIMDHARKLDLQDRFINGKCAKYMLRNDENELAAKTVSLFTRNEAVGGAVGDLADMQCLWYMLEDGKSFARQKKFALALKRFSTVFKIFDTWADDQFDFHFFAFRKGSLRTYLDLMSWEDSVYDDPSFREAAQGSIEIYFALFDLPFAKYSPKLPDFEKLSSGEINEEEEKKIYKKLKKDLSKRLERAEKLKEADKSRAKSEDGMPVKYDEDPLGENLVATSEPLKEAQKCLEKLLPYGDKNPSAYILAAQLYTRLKNFDTASKYLEQAKVILGQNDPTVISTEKFYNSIKTQSN